A genomic window from Prochlorococcus sp. RS04 includes:
- a CDS encoding ribonuclease P protein component — protein sequence MALPKDMRLKGHRTFNYIHKNSTIYYGNLMTFKVARSNPEILLTHKVTNTSNKFRVAIAISKKVSKKAVERNKLRRILQEWLLKNIHIISNHKPYWLLVNLKIGDFCYDKRRLLEDFQNLMFKSRLIK from the coding sequence ATGGCCTTACCTAAGGATATGCGTTTAAAAGGTCATAGGACTTTTAATTATATTCATAAAAATTCCACAATATATTATGGAAATTTAATGACATTTAAAGTTGCAAGATCAAATCCAGAAATTCTCCTAACCCATAAAGTTACAAATACCTCAAACAAATTTAGAGTAGCAATAGCTATAAGTAAAAAAGTCTCAAAAAAAGCTGTAGAAAGAAATAAATTAAGAAGAATCCTTCAAGAGTGGTTATTAAAAAACATTCATATAATTAGCAACCACAAACCATATTGGTTACTTGTTAACCTAAAAATTGGGGATTTCTGCTATGACAAACGCAGACTTTTGGAAGATTTTCAAAACTTAATGTTCAAATCTCGTCTAATCAAATGA
- the rpmH gene encoding 50S ribosomal protein L34 has product MTKRTFGGTSRKRKRVSGFRVRMRSHTGRRVIKSRRQKGRERIAV; this is encoded by the coding sequence TGACTAAAAGAACTTTTGGCGGAACTTCAAGAAAAAGAAAACGTGTATCAGGATTTAGAGTAAGAATGCGTTCTCACACTGGTAGAAGAGTTATTAAAAGCAGAAGACAAAAAGGCAGAGAAAGAATAGCTGTATAA